A genomic stretch from Desulfotignum balticum DSM 7044 includes:
- a CDS encoding NAD(P)/FAD-dependent oxidoreductase — METYDVVIIGGAVMGSATAYFLAANPDFNGKVLVIEKDPTYAKSSTCLSAGGIRQQFSNTENIQLSKFGAEFIKNINSYLQVENDDPVNVDFTENGYLILATDAGMPVLMQNHKTQIAAGANVKILEKDQLKQTFEWLNVDDIVAGSYNIPDSGWFDPHCFTMGFKNKAKSLGVTYLNDEVVGIERSGDQITAVQLSSGKKINGGMFVNAAGPKAAHVAEMAGIDDLPVRSRKRFVFLYKCNSQLPNCPLVVDPSGAYFRPEGQHFICGISPEADNDPDCDDFDMDYSVFEETLWPILAERVPAFDAIKRISSWAGHYEYNIKDQNAIIGPHPTVKNFMFINGFSGHGLQQGPGAGRGISELITYGKYKTLDLRCFEFERFAKNQLYIELNIV, encoded by the coding sequence ATGGAAACATATGATGTGGTAATTATCGGCGGGGCCGTCATGGGAAGTGCAACCGCCTATTTTCTTGCCGCCAATCCGGATTTCAACGGAAAAGTGCTGGTGATTGAAAAAGATCCCACCTATGCCAAATCATCCACATGCCTGTCTGCCGGCGGTATCCGGCAGCAGTTTTCCAACACGGAAAATATTCAGTTGTCCAAATTCGGTGCTGAATTCATCAAAAATATCAATTCCTATCTGCAAGTGGAAAACGATGATCCCGTGAATGTGGATTTTACGGAAAACGGGTATCTGATTTTAGCGACGGATGCAGGCATGCCCGTGCTGATGCAGAATCACAAAACACAGATTGCGGCCGGGGCCAATGTTAAAATTCTGGAAAAAGACCAGTTAAAACAAACGTTTGAATGGCTCAACGTCGATGATATTGTTGCCGGTTCTTACAACATCCCGGATTCAGGATGGTTTGATCCCCATTGCTTTACCATGGGGTTCAAAAATAAAGCCAAGAGTCTCGGGGTCACCTATCTGAACGATGAAGTGGTGGGTATCGAGCGGTCCGGGGATCAAATCACGGCCGTGCAGCTGAGTTCCGGAAAAAAGATCAACGGCGGCATGTTTGTCAATGCAGCCGGGCCCAAAGCCGCCCATGTGGCTGAAATGGCCGGTATTGACGATCTGCCGGTCCGTTCCCGGAAACGGTTTGTCTTTTTGTACAAATGCAATTCCCAGCTGCCCAACTGCCCCCTGGTGGTGGATCCGTCCGGGGCTTATTTCCGGCCTGAAGGACAGCATTTCATCTGCGGGATCTCTCCGGAAGCGGACAATGATCCGGATTGTGATGATTTTGACATGGATTATTCCGTGTTTGAAGAAACCTTGTGGCCGATTCTGGCGGAACGGGTGCCTGCGTTTGATGCCATCAAGCGGATTTCATCCTGGGCCGGTCATTATGAATACAACATCAAGGATCAGAATGCCATTATCGGACCCCATCCGACAGTGAAAAATTTCATGTTCATCAACGGGTTCAGCGGTCATGGACTTCAGCAGGGTCCGGGCGCGGGCAGAGGGATTTCAGAACTGATCACCTACGGAAAATACAAGACCCTGGATTTAAGGTGTTTTGAGTTTGAACGGTTTGCCAAAAATCAGCTGTACATTGAGCTGAATATCGTTTGA
- a CDS encoding GntR family transcriptional regulator, translating into MNQKIYHTLRERIIFLAYNPGQILKEQALAEEFGVSRTPLRTVLFRLEWEHLLKILPRTGIQVSELELNTITHLFQARLELESVIGVMAAERFNKAHFNRLEQLTHRCRDLVAHHDPEKLARLDMDLKHLFHDAAGNPFLTEMSDRFYVLTFRLWYFNLMKMDAHGWHTESLCLESDLLALTDLLAKAYPDAVGKARKTQLLDHVERIRNTFLGLSHT; encoded by the coding sequence ATGAATCAAAAAATTTATCATACCCTGCGGGAACGAATCATTTTCCTGGCATACAACCCGGGTCAGATTCTCAAGGAACAGGCCCTGGCAGAAGAATTCGGTGTCAGCAGAACCCCGTTGCGAACGGTACTGTTTCGTCTGGAATGGGAACATCTGCTTAAAATACTGCCCCGAACCGGTATCCAGGTATCTGAGCTGGAACTCAATACCATCACCCACCTGTTTCAGGCCCGGCTGGAACTGGAATCCGTCATCGGGGTCATGGCAGCAGAACGGTTTAACAAGGCACACTTCAACCGGCTGGAACAGCTGACCCACCGGTGCCGGGATCTGGTGGCCCATCATGATCCGGAAAAGCTGGCCCGACTGGATATGGATCTGAAACATCTGTTCCACGATGCCGCAGGAAATCCGTTTTTAACGGAGATGTCGGACCGCTTCTATGTGCTGACGTTTCGTCTGTGGTATTTTAATCTGATGAAGATGGATGCCCATGGGTGGCATACGGAAAGCCTTTGCCTGGAATCGGATCTGCTGGCATTGACCGACCTTCTGGCAAAAGCGTATCCGGACGCCGTGGGCAAGGCCAGAAAAACCCAACTTTTAGACCATGTGGAACGGATCCGCAATACGTTTCTGGGATTGTCCCATACCTGA